The Anas acuta chromosome 1, bAnaAcu1.1, whole genome shotgun sequence genome segment ATTTAAAGGAAACCTGTTTCTTATGAGACTACCAAACCTAGGGTAATGAGGCTGAAGTGCAGAAGGAAACGTGGAGCCCTCCTCACAAACAAACAGTTTGGAGAAGCAGCACAACCCATCTGGTCTTCCCCAGAGTGTGTGATGTGTTGCCAAATGGGAAATGATTAATTAagctgggggaggtggggatTTCTGCTGGGGCTGTGACAGCTAGGGGAGTAGAAAGGGCAAGTGCCAGGCTGCAAGGCAGTAACTCCTGGAATTTCTTGAGGACTGCCACCAAAGACATCTTATTTCCATTAATAGCCTCGCCACAAAAAACGGTGAGTGGGATAACTAAATGCGCCAGCATCACAAAGCCAGGAGGAGCTGTCAGTACAGAGGAAGATGGATGTAAGTTTGCGGCACAAAGAGCAGCATTTAGGGAATAGCACCAAGAATTTCTGCTATGACTTCTGAGCTTATGCACAAGCAAAGAGACTGAAGGAGGGGAAGGACCCCATGTGCCAGCCAGTCACAAGATGACCACGAGTCACCAGCGTGATGTGATTGTTTAGAGAGGATGTGGTCCAGGCCAGACCTCGGAAGAGACAGGGGAGCATCGGGTACCTGCACCAGTGTTAGAAAATCAAATTGAACCGGAGCAGGCACAGAAAACAGCGACTAAGCACACAGACTGCTGAGGAATGGGAAGCTCAGTCAAAGTTTATCTCATTTAGCTGACCAGAAGGCCAGCAGAGGATAAGCCTGTTCTCTGCGAATGAGAGGTGCATGGGGCCACCAGGCAGAAGTGCTCAAGTCAACATTGGCACAAGAACATGGATACAGTCTTGGGTACAGCTTGGCCATGAACAAACAGAGGCTAGAAATTAGATGGTTTTTAACTCTCTGAGGCGGGAGGGATGGGACAGGCCTgacaggggctggcagggcagagcacCAGACTGATCTTCAAGTAGAGCCTGGTCAGTGGATGAGAGGGCTCACGGGGTGGTTGTTTGGGACAGAGGCCGGACACCAACCGCACATCTGGCCCATTTGGTCCTTAACAGAGGCCAAACAGAGCATTCAgtaagaggaagagagatgcaGGCCTTCCTCGCTCAGCCTTCACAGCACCCTGTGACAATGACAGGGACAAATGAAGCTAGGAAGGATGAACGACCATCCCTTATGTCCACTGCATCTTTCATGTGGGGACCATGAAGCACCTAAAACCTTCCAGTGACACGTGCTTTACACTCATTAAATCTGACCGGCCCTCATCCCCCACCTTCCCCTCCCACAGTAAAACGTATCCTACCCTGATCTTGTCGTTCTCTGTTTTATCCTCCAAGTCCTCATCAAATTCTTTCTGGGGGTAAAACTCAATTCCGTTTACTTCGAGCTCTTTGCGCACCTGGGCAGAGAGACAATTTGGAGCACAAGCACCACAAGCCTGAGGGTAGATGTGTCTGGGAGACCCTTCCAGCAGGGAAAGGCTGgaggggctgtccccagggaaGCGTGCAACAAAGCAAGGACACATGGCAGCAGTGACAAGTtgtccttccccagccctggttACTTGTCTGGCTCTGCAGATGCCATGACAGAGCTTATGATGGGCTGTCACGGGGATACCCCCCTGAACAAGTGCCCTCAGAGCCATGGGCAGCTGTATTTTTGGGACAGTGGCAGGGCTTACACGCCAACCCCGTGCTGGACTCTGTGGGACTGCGTCCCtaggggctgtgctgcagtcCGGCAGGAAGGATACAGCTCGTGTCTCCCATCTCCCAgccggggcagggagggaccccACGCAGGGGCAGAGATACTCACTCTCTGTTTGAATTCGATCTTCTCCTCCAGGGTCATGGTGTCAGCCTTGGCGATAACCGGGATGATGTTCACTACCTTGCTGAGGTGCTTCATGAACTCCAGGTCCAGAGGCCGCAGGCTGCAGCCCAAGAAGGAACAACACGAAGGCATCAGCAAAACCTCCCTTGCACATAACCCTCTTGCTGCCACTGTGattgcttctcctccttcccatcCATCCTGCCCACTCCCAAAAAACACAGTGGCGTTTCTCCTGCCTTTGTTATCCCAGGCTCCTTTAAGCTCTGCAGCACCCTAAATTAAGCTCTGTGGGCAGGCTGTGAGGCTGAGACAGAGCGGTGCAGGGCGTATGCCTGCCACAGAGGCACAGAGGGGGTGAGGAAGGACAGGGGACTTTGTACGTACGAGTGGCCTGTGGGGGAGATGAAGTAGAGGCAGCAGTGCACTCGTGTGTCTGGAATTCGCTTCTTCCTTGCAATATTCACTTCCTCTTTCAGAAATTTTTCGTATTGCTCGTTGATGTATTTCTCGATAGGCTCCCAGCTGTTAAGGTgggagagagagatgaaaagaCAGGTACAAATCTCCTCATGTTCCTGCCTACAGCTTTCcctgctctgacagcagcaAAGCGAGCTCTGGCATAAAATATATCCACCACGAGCACCTCAACATCAGCAGAGATGTTTAAGACTTTCTCTGACTGTGATGAGGGGCTTTTGTGGACCACAGTGGAATTCAGCAGTTAAATCagtggagggaggaaggaaagaccCGTTAGTGCTGTGGAGGGGGCCGCTGAAGGTTGCTCTTTGGGAGAAATCTGGGGAAAAATGGAGTGGCTGAGTTGGGGCAGAACAGCCTAACTTTCAGCTATATGTGGAATTTGGGGGACCTCATCCTGGGAAGGGGATTATGTTTTTTTGCCTGGTTTCCTGGCAGTGATTTGGATCATGCACATAAGCTTACAATTGCACATCCCCATTACTGCCCCCCCCGAGCACTACAGAATCCCAGCCACGTTCCAGGCCAAGCAGGTGAGCATCACTCCAGCTATCAACTTGACTGCAGCCCTTTACTGGGGTTGCAAGGTCCTGTAACTGGGTACAGCTCACCAGTTCTCGTTGTTGATCTGGTCTCCGAATCCTGGGGTGTCGATCACTGTCAGCTTCATTTTGACACCACCTTCTTCAATAACTGGGGAAGAAATTACAAACAATCATACGCTTCCCTGGGGGCCTGCTCCAGCATGAAACACGTCTCTGTGCCCTACAGTGGAACAAGAGCTCTCTGCCCTTATCTTTGCCCACGAGTAAGACCAGGCCAGGTTGGGTCATGGCTCAGCAGTTGTGACCCCACTTGAGCTCCTGCCTCCCAATTTTGGTACCCCCTGCACAAAAGCTACCTTACACAGAGCAGTAAATGTCTGCAGGTGGGGATGAGTTATCGCAAGGTTAATCCACACATGCGGACTAAAGTCTTGGAAATATCTGTAGCACTTTTTCTACCTCTTACTTTTGGCTATGGCATCAGTGGCATGCATCCCTGGTTAAGAAAAGCCTTGGCTGGGTCTggggtcaaaaaaaaaaaaaaaaacacaaaaaaaatcctggcaTTTCTCCTTCAGCTTCCCACGGAGAAAGGGCTGCCTTACAGCAACGTACTGCTTGCATAGGGTACTGGGGTCTTCTGCTGGACCATGCTGAAGCATCAGCTTGGCCTGcaccccagcagcctggctcttACCGTGCCCGATGGCTTTGATCTCCACTGTCTTGGGGATCTTCTCCTCCCGGTTCCAGCCCGAAGATTTGCGGCTCACCTGGGATTTGAAGAGGGTGTTCACCAGCGTCGACTTTCCCAGCCCGCTCTGACCTGAGGATTGCAAAGAAAAAGCTCGTGGCTTATGCACTGACAGCAGGCCCGGGGGACGGAGCCAgacaggcaggaggaagggctgTAGGCATCTCTGTGCCCTTTCCCCTAGAGCAAACACCATCCACTTtctcctgccctcccttcctggcctcacAGGAGAGCACCCAGCCATGGCTCCCAGCACCTGCACCCGTCTCTGCCTACCTACAACCATGATGTTGAAGTCGAAACCTGTCTTCATGGTCTTCTTGCGCATCTGCTCGATGATGGTGTCGATACCGATGTAGCCCAGCAAGTTGGCGTTAATGCCCATGGGTTTCATCGGCACGGCGGGTTTCTGTCGCGGCTCTGGGACGAGCTCAGACATGGCTGCTTCGGTTTTGCTCTCCACTGGTCCTGCACAGGGAGAGAGATTGAAAAAGCATCACTCAGGTATAGGTCCTGTCCCAGGGGTGATGATCAACTTTGCGTGTCCATTTCAAGGGCTGCTGAGCACGACTGAATGGTAAGATTTTAGCAGTAAGGCTCTTCCTGGAGGAACATCCACCCGAGTTTCCTGCATACTCTTGTACCTCTCGGCCtagatttgatttgatttgatttgccTCCCAGCTCTCATCAGGATCACTAGAGGCTTGCCCCTCCAACTTCAGCACGAAATTCGTAATGGAACAGACTTTCAAAAATTATCATCTATCAAATTCTGGCATCGAAACAGAGCTTGGGAATTAATGTGGGGGCTTGCAAGCTTGGCCCCTGCCGGGAGAGGCTGCATGACTCTGTGCTGAGCTCCACAGAATCAGGCAAAGGTGGAAATGCAAAGCATGGCAACAACCTCCGTGCTTTTGTCCTTCCCACAGGCCGGTGGGTTGTGTCGTGCCCACCAAGAAGCTAATCAGCTGCgcctttctctcctccctcccgTCCTTGCTCCTTCCATGCAAAACAAACTGACAGAGAGAAAGTGCCTTCGGGCTTTCCAGCCGCTCCAACTCCTTTTTGGATGGCAGCACACGCAGCTTGGGGCGGGCTTCAGCCATTCATCTCCAGCTCTTGCCTCGTTAGTGGGCAGCTCCCACCCACCGCAGGAGGAACCTGaggtggggagaaggggagaggacaGGGCATGGGGGAGAGGCTGTAAtttttggggatggggagcatGAGGGCTGGCtctgggaaggaagaggaaggggacgGGAACCAAGCACCCTTCACATACAGCCCAGCTGCAAGCTGGAGCCTCTCCCACTCTAATTACTCGGCTCCCCCATTCTTTGTCTCATTAGATGCTTATTTTTCCAGGACAGAGACAGCATGTGTTTTTGCTTGCTAAGCACTCCTCTTATTCTGTATGCCGCTCCCATTCAAGTACCTCACACTAAATTACCCCTTTCCATTATTTTGGTGGTGCTTTTTCGCTCCTCTCAGCAGATCTCTCAGGCGGCTGCCATTTGGCGAGGGACAGACACCTCCTGGGGAGGAAGACAACTCAGAGGTCACGGGGCTGGGGACGCTGACAGTACCGGTCTGGGGTCCCAAAATCTCGTCCAGGTCAGGtcaggggctggggagagggcagggagattttgtttctgaacaggGTTagctgtgggggtggctggtGACCTTGGCTGCCATATCAAAGCGTCTGTGCAGACACAAAGGGCTGCTgtacacagggaaaaaaacacattttatataaGCTTTTTGCTGCTTGGAAGGTGAACAGCCTGCGAACAGCCCTGAGGTAACGTCCTTAGGGTTGGGGCTTCGTGCCACCTCCATCTCACTGGGAGGCCTGCAGGAGGATgccttcctgcccttccccacCGAGCAGGGGCTCTCCCAGCCATCACCTCCCTCTTCTGCAGAAACAAGCAGCACCCTCAGGGACCAGGGCAGAAGACGAAGCGCTGGACAAGCCGGGCTGGCAACTGGGAGCTCCTCacgctgctggaggaggcagcccgCCTCGCCGAGTGCTTCTCAGCTGCAATCCGTTCCTACAGCCGTCACAGCCGGCCTGCGCCCCCTCTGCTGACACAGCCTCCCCCGAGGCTCCCCGTgtctttttccagctttctcaaagctgctgccagccaggaaAGCCCACGGCTCTGGTGCAGCACAGAGGGCCCGGCCCCACTCGTCCTCTCCTGAGCTGCTCCGTGCCACCTGTACCAGGGACAGAAGGACGGAGCTGGCAGCCAGCCTCAAGGCTCACCAAAAGGTTGATAACCCATCCCTCGATCTCTCTGCGCTGAGGAACAATTTGCCCTGAGCTGCCAGATGTTGCTAACCCTGCTGTGGACATGGCAACACTTGGCCATTTCTTGGCAGGCTTCTCTGCTGGAACCAGGAGCTTGTTGTGGCCGAAGCAGGTATTTTGGAGTCAGGTCCCAGCAGCCTGAGCACCTATAAAAAACCCCAAGTGCAAGAAAaaagacctccagaggtctcctTCTGTAGGGGATGTGAGGCTAGCACTGCTCGGAAGCCTCATTAAAGCTCTGACCGAATGGTCAAGAGGCAGCACTACGCACCCTGGGCAcatcccgcagccccccggccgcTCCCCGCGATGAATCCCTGACCGCCCGCCGCGCTCGGTGCAGCTGATAATGAAAAGGGGGTTAACCAAGGTTAACCGCTCGCATCCGCTGCTGGCGCTCCCACCcgtttccctgctgctttgttcTGCAGGCTGAGAGAAGCTGATTTAAGAGGGCGGCTGCTGGTGATCCCTCTGCTCccgggtgctgcagggagagccGCAGTGCCTGGGGCCGGGcaggcagggatggagcagcaCCGGGTGCCCGGAGGGGTCCTGGTCAGCTCTGGCCTCCAGCATCCACCAATCCAACCCAAAACCTCTCCGGGAAGGTGCTGCTGCACCACATCCATCCGCCCCGGGCATCCGCAGCAGCTTGCTGGCGATGGAGGCAGCCCTGCAGGTCGGCCACGGGCTCAGACTTCCATCCCCTGTGTCCTGGGGCAGGCCAGACCCCATAACCTAGATACAGCCTTATCCCCTCCCCCTGCCTTCCGTCCTTTGTCTGAGTGgcaagagggagggagggctggAAGCAGCCGGCCAGCACCACGGATCCATCTCCCAGAGCATGGCGAGGCTGCTCAGCCCCCCCGTAACACATCCACGGCCTCGCTGCGCCTCTCCTCCCGTGCGCCACAAGGCCCTCCGGGGGCACCGACCCACCCGTGTGTCCTAATCCAGCCCCTGCCACCCGTGTGgccccagccccgtgtcccACTCCACCGCCTGAGCATCACCAGGCATTTTGAGCAGGGGAACTTATCCCAGCCGTGCCGTGCTGGCAGCACCCTTCCTCCTTGGGCTCTGCAGTGGTTCCACCCGGGGCAGCGTGTGCCGAAGCCTCTGGAgatgcaggagctgggggtgaaGGGGCTGTACCCTCGGCAGCTGGCCCGGCCTGGGCTGCACCCCGAGGCCAGAGGATGCTGAGCACCCCAGGACCAAGGTGTCCATCCCTCCGGAgctgcctgtcccctgcccGCCCGCTGCCTCCTGCGCAGATGCCCAGGGAGCAGCGCAGGGCGTCCCCACTGCCCCGGCAGCGGCTGCCTGTCAGTGGCAAGGGACAAGCCAGTGGCAGAGCAGCTCGTGGGCTTTCCCCAGCCCTGGACCAGCTGGGATTATATCTTTCTTTCAGAGCAGCCCCTGGCGACAGCTACTCCGCAGCAGCACCACAACCGCCAcccctgctccttctcctgcaaTGCCAGCACCGAGAGACGAGAAGAAAACCCACAAAGCCGGCACCGATTTCCCCCGCTGCCCTTCGGAGCCGTTCAGCCCCAGCAGCCGGAGCTCGGCGGCGTGCAGAGGCTGCGTGCACGAAAAGCCCGAGCGTCCCTCCGGCATCGCCCAGCCCTGCCGAGCCCGGAGCATCCTACCTTTGAACATGAAGCTCCCTTTGTCTGCGAGCGCTCTCCCAAGGGGGTGGGTTCCCCCCCACTTTCCTAGCCTGACGCTGGCGCAGCGCGGTGGGCTACAGAGCTCCGCTTttacctctctctctttcttccctgtcctcttctccccccccctctcctttttcccctccttctccaGCGGCTATTTCAGCTGAGCGGGGatgctggtgctgctcctgctgccaccgTCATGTGACCTGAATATTAAACATCGCTGCAAAATCTCCCCCCGCGCACCCTCCCCGGATCCAGCCCCAGCTTTGGGAACCGGGGGCCGCCACGGGTGGGCTCCCCACACCCCGCAGGGGGCACAaggcgcagccccccccccctccccgcaccgCACTGGCTCTTCTtgccctctgcctccctgctccccagcgGCCGCAGAGCATCCCTGGATGCTGCCGTTGTTTACAGGGGGGGTATTCAACCCTTCCTGGCTGAGAAACCACTCAGCCCCACGGATATTTTGGGGGGTTGCGGGGTGGCGAGGTCTCCAGGAGAGAGGGAATTTGGGAATGGTTTGTCGAGACCGATTTGCCCTTCAGCTCTGCTTGCGGAGGCGTGAGAAACCTCTCCTCCCCTGGCACCGtgactgctggctgctggccccGGGTGCAGAGGCACGGCCATGCCCTGTGCGTGTACCGCGGTGCACATGCGTGTGCAGGGAGCGGGGCAAGGTGTCTGGGGAGCCCTGAGGGtcacctggctgccctcctgcctgggCTGGCTCCCCCGGAGCGAGAtgtcccttcccttctccaacAATCCCCACCGGGTGCCATGGCCACACCATGCTGGGGCACCAAACTTTCGCTGGTACGTTGCCAGCTCTGAGACCTCgctggacagacagacacattTCCCCTCTGGATGCCactctcccccagctcctccactCTTCCTCAGCACCATCAGGGAAGAGGGGACACCCCCGTGCCCCCCATCCTGCCCCACACCGAGCCCCCGGGTGCCCCCATCCCGCCCCGCAGCGCAGACCCACCGGTGCGTGGGTCCCCGGTGCCCGGCATCTTCTCCGCTGGGGCGGCCTCGGCCCCGCCAGACCCCGGAGCGTGCCGGGGGCGCGGGGGGACGGGGGTGACGGGGGCCGGGCCCCGCAGCCGCTGCCAGGGGGTCCCCCCGTGCCGCAGGGTGACCCAGAGGCAGCT includes the following:
- the SEPTIN3 gene encoding neuronal-specific septin-3 isoform X3: MFKGPVESKTEAAMSELVPEPRQKPAVPMKPMGINANLLGYIGIDTIIEQMRKKTMKTGFDFNIMVVGQSGLGKSTLVNTLFKSQVSRKSSGWNREEKIPKTVEIKAIGHVIEEGGVKMKLTVIDTPGFGDQINNENCWEPIEKYINEQYEKFLKEEVNIARKKRIPDTRVHCCLYFISPTGHSLRPLDLEFMKHLSKVVNIIPVIAKADTMTLEEKIEFKQRVRKELEVNGIEFYPQKEFDEDLEDKTENDKIRQESMPFAVVGSDKEYQVNGKRVLGRKTPWGIIEVENLTHCEFALLRDFVIRTHLQDLKEVTHNIHYETYRAKRLNDNGGLPPMTTETEENHESNL
- the SEPTIN3 gene encoding neuronal-specific septin-3 isoform X1; translation: MEEDVAPGPRPAGPSRIPGPPPRWYGPCGTPTQRSCLWVTLRHGGTPWQRLRGPAPVTPVPPRPRHAPGSGGAEAAPAEKMPGTGDPRTGPVESKTEAAMSELVPEPRQKPAVPMKPMGINANLLGYIGIDTIIEQMRKKTMKTGFDFNIMVVGQSGLGKSTLVNTLFKSQVSRKSSGWNREEKIPKTVEIKAIGHVIEEGGVKMKLTVIDTPGFGDQINNENCWEPIEKYINEQYEKFLKEEVNIARKKRIPDTRVHCCLYFISPTGHSLRPLDLEFMKHLSKVVNIIPVIAKADTMTLEEKIEFKQRVRKELEVNGIEFYPQKEFDEDLEDKTENDKIRQESMPFAVVGSDKEYQVNGKRVLGRKTPWGIIEVENLTHCEFALLRDFVIRTHLQDLKEVTHNIHYETYRAKRLNDNGGLPPMTTETEENHESNL
- the SEPTIN3 gene encoding neuronal-specific septin-3 isoform X2; protein product: MEEDVAPGPRPAGPSRIPGPPPRWYGPCGTPTQRSCLWVTLRHGGTPWQRLRGPAPVTPVPPRPRHAPGSGGAEAAPAEKMPGTGDPRTGPVESKTEAAMSELVPEPRQKPAVPMKPMGINANLLGYIGIDTIIEQMRKKTMKTGFDFNIMVVGQSGLGKSTLVNTLFKSQVSRKSSGWNREEKIPKTVEIKAIGHVIEEGGVKMKLTVIDTPGFGDQINNENCWEPIEKYINEQYEKFLKEEVNIARKKRIPDTRVHCCLYFISPTGHSLRPLDLEFMKHLSKVVNIIPVIAKADTMTLEEKIEFKQRVRKELEVNGIEFYPQKEFDEDLEDKTENDKIRESMPFAVVGSDKEYQVNGKRVLGRKTPWGIIEVENLTHCEFALLRDFVIRTHLQDLKEVTHNIHYETYRAKRLNDNGGLPPMTTETEENHESNL